In Calonectris borealis chromosome 22, bCalBor7.hap1.2, whole genome shotgun sequence, one genomic interval encodes:
- the LOC142091654 gene encoding LOW QUALITY PROTEIN: olfactory receptor 6B1-like (The sequence of the model RefSeq protein was modified relative to this genomic sequence to represent the inferred CDS: deleted 1 base in 1 codon) produces the protein MPSNNPTHVIELILVGFPGKQEIKLLLFFMFFLAYVLTVTENAMIVVLVSTNLQLHKPMYVFLGNLSFLEIWYVAVTVPKVLVSLVTKRQGISFTGYMAQLFFLALACSECSLLAVMAYDCYVAICNPLRYPIIMDHTLCARLAICSWMSVFLISIGKVYFISRQTCCGPNVINHFFCDVSPILKLACTDMSAAEPMDFLLALLILLVPFIVIMVSYVCIISAVLGISSAQGCYKAFYTHASHVSVVTVFYTASLFIYARPQAIDSFSSYKLVSVVYTALTPLVNPVIYCLRNQEFKVALRNFI, from the exons ATGCCCTCAAATAACCCGACCCATGTGATCGAATTAATTCTGGTTGGTTTTCCAGGTAAACAGGAAATcaagctgctgctcttttttaTGTTCTTCCTGGCTTATGTGCTGACAGTGACAGAAAATGCAATGATTGTTGTGCTTGTTTCGACAAATCTCCAGCTTCACAAGCCAATGTATGTTTTCCTGGGCAATCTTTCCTTTCTGGAGATCTGGTACGTTGCCGTCACAGTGCCCAAAGTGCTTGTGAGCTTGGTGACAAAGAGACAAGGCATCTCCTTCACAGGCTACATGGCTCAGCTATTCTTCCTGGCATTGGCCTGCAGTGAGTGCAGTCTCTTGGCTGTCATGGCCTACGATTGCTATGTGGCCATCTGCAACCCATTGCGTTACCCAATCATCATGGATCACACTCTTTGTGCGCGTCTGGCCATTTGCTCCTGGATGAGTGTCTTCCTGATTTCCATAGGGAAGGTTTACTTCATTTCACGTCAGACCTGCTGTGGGCCCAATGTCATCAACCACTTCTTTTGTGATGTCTCTCCCATACTGAAGCTAGCCTGCACCGACATGTCAGCAGCTGAGCCTATGGATTTCTTACTGGCCCTGCTCATCCTTCTTGTACCATTCATTGTGATTATGGTCTCCTATGTGTGCATCATCTCTGCTGTCTTGGGCATTTCCTCAGCCCAGGGGTGTTACAAGGCCTTCTATACCCATGCCTCTCACGTCTCAGTGGTCACGGTGTTCTATACAGCCTCCCTGTTTATCTATGCTAGGCCCCAAGCTATTGAT TCCTTCAGCTCCTACAAACTGGTTTCTGTGGTATACACTGCCCTGACACCCCTTGTCAACCCGGTCATCTATTGCCTAAGGAACCAGGAATTCAAAGTTGCTCTTAGGAATTTCATCTAG